A genomic stretch from Thermoplasmatales archaeon includes:
- a CDS encoding PKD domain-containing protein produces MEKRVKAIGILILLSLVFFIKSANAELVADFYFEPETPLTFQNVFFWDNSTYNGENLTNCPYAVNFSWNFGDGSISYEKNTNHTYSIPGVYNVTHELTLYNESGIIDRNAVVKQIHVLNRPPAAKFYWMAEGTNFTFLGNFNYDASNDLDGYVANYTWDFGDGSTGYGAVVMHTYTISGRCNVTLTVRDNNGSANSITREINISNKMPVVNFSWEPSSPTSLDNITFTSNSYDTDGYITQWIWDFGGGNIFYNSTISYKYNDSGTYRIYLFVIDNEGAFNYTWRDVVVYNIPPFANFSWEPFYPIPNKNITFDASNSYDLDGYIANYTWDFGDGSAGYGIVVEHSYNSSGTYNVTLTVFDDDNEKANITYSILVADFYVDENVYDPDNHTWNRINDALNNASNGTYIYIREGIYEEDIEVNKEVLIEGINATIHGNVSLLKGVIFYKINSKGFSFSAKENCSVENCNLEANKINIEKGNSFSKNKIKGGIETGDKNIFRNNSIEGGIEVNGEENEFYENLIYGAFYGFNVKNGANKIISNEISGCIYGLYLREFNEIVSNNIKSNGFGIYINASNFFIGYNKLENNYYGLYVTNSINTTFFDLFLSNNTFSIYSDISYLYIENVTIDYGKNGIFINSGEIVNSSINNLENGIIGNNITIRNCSISNCKIGMESNNSQIYYSIFEENDAGVYINNTYIENCSFSKNTYGIKAGNGNRISNCSFSNNSIAIVCEGNNNSIYSSTIYKNNGGIYLKNSFNSVYENIINENEYGLRIFFSPYNNISGNNFTGNKYNFDMEGSEISHFYQTIYENNKANNLSFLYMRNASNIEINGSYGYLALVECRNISLVNFSNSHAGEVLLAGCENVMMRGGAVGENIEGIYVLKGRNLSFENLVISNNSWGLSLKSSQDLLIYNCSFEGNTKGINLFNIEREFSYVRMTLLSFYGNIYGFSIENVEGVEIQQINALMNNIDGIIYNGNVSLNNSNISFVSFKNSDLNISNSCIEKIYGEISKISILNTSVKKFDATECNLYMQKCNLSGNFSSKNGNIDINNSVFYKNGEILFNSSSVSIRNSSFESNSISKFINVTGFLENSILANNSIGILIENSKFSLINITGYKNDVGIKINSSDCRFSYGNLSENNISILADGVNNIIEKILIHHNKKGILLYGNNTLINCSFWRNEVGIEAYGSSRIYSNNFVYNSINAIERGNNSWNTSYPQGGNYWHDYSGKDIMKGEGQNISGSDGIGDAPYKINGSYDFYPLMEKCSAAFIPNEKPIAKFYFYPSLPFSFENIMFFDSSYDENGDNDIVSWLWNFGDGSTSNERNPNHNYTIPGNYTITLTVKDKSNETGIFSLNISIKNVPPCADFSFKENAKSYEVIEFNASNSYDLDGSIVNYTWSFGDGGVAYENISHHKYIKPGIYKVKLVIIDNNGSKKELEKEIEITNREPSADFIFSPEEVAPGEEVSFTDLSTDMDGEIISYIWKFGDGNVSYEKNPMHVYEKPGEYEVTLILKDDCGASSTITKTITVKKKEAPSFEFILFAIAVLLIISRKRKKN; encoded by the coding sequence ATGGAGAAAAGGGTAAAAGCAATTGGCATTTTGATATTGCTATCCTTAGTATTTTTTATAAAAAGTGCAAATGCTGAATTGGTTGCTGATTTCTATTTCGAGCCAGAAACACCACTAACATTTCAAAATGTTTTTTTCTGGGATAACTCCACATATAATGGAGAAAATTTAACAAATTGTCCATATGCTGTAAATTTTTCCTGGAACTTTGGGGACGGAAGCATAAGTTATGAAAAAAATACAAATCATACATATTCCATCCCTGGTGTATATAATGTTACACATGAATTAACCTTATACAATGAAAGCGGAATTATAGATAGAAATGCGGTTGTAAAGCAAATACATGTGCTCAATCGCCCGCCCGCCGCAAAATTTTACTGGATGGCGGAGGGCACCAATTTTACTTTTTTGGGAAATTTTAATTATGATGCAAGCAACGATTTAGATGGATATGTAGCAAATTATACCTGGGATTTTGGGGATGGAAGCACTGGATACGGAGCGGTTGTAATGCATACATACACAATTTCAGGGAGATGCAATGTTACCTTGACTGTTAGAGATAATAATGGTTCAGCAAACTCAATAACAAGGGAAATAAATATTTCAAATAAGATGCCTGTTGTAAATTTTTCATGGGAGCCATCAAGTCCTACATCTCTTGATAATATAACATTTACAAGCAATTCATATGATACTGATGGATATATAACCCAATGGATATGGGATTTTGGTGGAGGAAATATATTTTATAACAGCACAATTTCATATAAATACAATGATAGTGGAACCTATCGTATATATCTATTTGTAATAGACAATGAAGGAGCATTTAATTATACCTGGAGAGATGTTGTGGTTTATAATATTCCCCCATTTGCAAATTTCTCATGGGAGCCGTTTTATCCCATACCAAATAAAAATATAACATTCGATGCAAGCAACAGCTATGATTTAGATGGATATATAGCAAATTATACCTGGGATTTTGGAGATGGAAGTGCTGGTTATGGAATTGTTGTTGAGCATTCTTATAATTCATCTGGAACCTATAATGTTACTTTAACTGTTTTTGATGATGATAATGAAAAGGCAAATATCACCTACTCTATTTTAGTCGCGGATTTTTATGTTGATGAAAATGTTTATGACCCAGACAACCATACATGGAATAGAATAAATGACGCATTGAATAATGCAAGCAATGGAACATATATTTATATAAGGGAAGGAATATATGAAGAAGATATAGAAGTTAATAAAGAAGTTTTAATAGAGGGAATAAATGCAACAATACATGGAAATGTAAGTTTGCTTAAGGGAGTGATTTTTTACAAAATTAATTCAAAAGGTTTTTCATTTTCCGCAAAAGAGAATTGCTCTGTAGAGAATTGCAATTTAGAAGCAAATAAAATAAATATAGAAAAAGGTAATTCCTTTTCTAAAAATAAAATTAAAGGAGGAATTGAAACAGGAGATAAAAATATCTTTAGAAATAATTCCATAGAAGGGGGAATTGAAGTAAATGGCGAGGAAAATGAATTTTATGAAAACTTAATTTATGGAGCATTTTATGGGTTCAATGTTAAGAATGGGGCAAATAAAATAATAAGTAATGAAATAAGTGGATGCATATATGGCTTGTATCTAAGAGAATTTAATGAGATAGTCAGCAATAATATAAAGTCAAACGGATTTGGAATCTATATAAATGCAAGCAACTTTTTTATTGGATATAACAAACTGGAAAATAATTATTATGGATTATATGTAACAAACTCGATCAACACAACATTTTTTGATTTATTCCTTTCAAACAACACATTCTCAATTTATTCAGATATCTCCTATCTATACATTGAAAATGTTACAATAGATTATGGAAAAAATGGAATTTTCATTAATTCAGGAGAAATAGTAAATTCTTCAATAAACAATCTGGAGAATGGAATAATAGGAAATAATATAACAATAAGGAATTGCTCAATCAGTAATTGTAAAATAGGTATGGAAAGCAATAATTCACAAATTTATTACAGCATATTTGAAGAAAATGATGCTGGTGTTTATATAAACAATACATACATAGAGAACTGCTCATTTTCAAAAAATACTTATGGAATTAAAGCGGGAAATGGTAATAGGATATCAAATTGCTCATTTTCAAACAATTCAATTGCAATAGTGTGCGAGGGAAACAACAATTCAATTTACTCCTCAACAATTTATAAAAATAACGGAGGAATATATTTAAAAAATTCTTTTAATTCAGTTTATGAAAATATAATAAATGAAAATGAATATGGCTTGAGAATTTTCTTCTCTCCATATAACAACATTTCTGGAAATAACTTCACGGGGAATAAATACAACTTTGATATGGAAGGAAGTGAAATCTCTCATTTTTATCAGACAATATATGAAAATAATAAAGCAAATAATCTATCATTTTTGTACATGAGGAACGCATCAAACATCGAAATAAATGGAAGCTATGGTTATCTCGCCCTGGTTGAATGCAGAAACATCTCGCTGGTTAATTTCAGCAACTCGCATGCGGGCGAGGTGCTGCTGGCGGGATGTGAAAATGTAATGATGAGAGGGGGGGCTGTGGGAGAAAATATAGAAGGAATTTATGTTCTGAAGGGAAGGAATTTATCTTTTGAGAACTTAGTAATAAGCAATAATTCATGGGGGCTGTCGTTGAAATCTTCTCAGGATTTGCTGATTTATAATTGCTCATTTGAAGGAAATACAAAAGGTATTAATCTATTTAACATTGAAAGAGAGTTTTCTTATGTAAGGATGACTTTGCTAAGTTTTTATGGAAATATTTATGGTTTCAGCATAGAGAATGTGGAAGGAGTTGAAATTCAGCAAATAAACGCACTTATGAATAATATTGATGGAATAATATACAATGGAAATGTTTCATTGAATAATTCAAATATTTCATTTGTATCATTTAAAAATTCGGATTTAAATATATCAAATTCATGCATCGAAAAAATTTATGGAGAAATTTCAAAAATTTCAATATTAAATACTTCGGTTAAAAAATTCGATGCTACGGAATGCAATCTTTATATGCAGAAATGCAATCTATCGGGAAATTTCAGTTCAAAAAATGGAAATATTGATATAAACAACAGTGTTTTTTATAAAAATGGAGAAATATTATTTAATTCTTCGAGTGTTTCAATAAGAAATTCATCTTTTGAAAGTAATAGTATATCCAAATTCATAAATGTTACTGGATTTTTAGAAAATAGCATTTTGGCAAACAACAGCATCGGAATTTTGATTGAAAATTCAAAATTTTCATTGATAAACATAACAGGTTATAAAAACGATGTTGGAATTAAAATAAATTCATCAGATTGCAGATTTTCTTATGGAAATTTATCGGAAAATAATATATCAATTCTTGCTGATGGAGTAAATAACATAATTGAAAAAATATTGATCCATCACAACAAAAAAGGAATTTTGCTCTATGGAAACAACACTCTAATAAATTGCTCTTTCTGGAGAAATGAAGTTGGAATTGAGGCATATGGAAGCAGCAGAATATATTCAAATAATTTTGTTTATAATTCAATAAATGCAATTGAAAGAGGGAATAACAGCTGGAATACAAGTTATCCACAAGGAGGCAACTACTGGCATGACTATTCTGGAAAGGATATAATGAAAGGTGAGGGACAGAATATAAGTGGCAGTGATGGAATTGGAGATGCACCATATAAAATAAACGGAAGCTATGATTTCTATCCTTTGATGGAAAAATGTTCAGCAGCTTTTATTCCAAACGAGAAGCCAATTGCAAAATTTTATTTCTATCCATCTTTGCCTTTCTCTTTTGAAAACATAATGTTCTTCGATTCATCATATGATGAAAATGGAGATAATGACATAGTTTCGTGGCTCTGGAATTTTGGAGATGGTTCAACAAGCAATGAAAGAAATCCAAACCACAACTATACAATTCCTGGAAATTATACAATAACTTTAACAGTTAAGGATAAAAGCAATGAAACTGGCATCTTTTCGCTAAACATTTCAATAAAAAATGTTCCTCCATGTGCAGATTTCTCATTTAAGGAAAATGCAAAATCATATGAGGTAATTGAATTTAATGCAAGCAATAGCTATGATTTGGATGGAAGCATAGTTAATTATACATGGAGCTTTGGAGATGGAGGCGTTGCCTATGAAAACATCTCCCATCATAAATACATAAAGCCAGGAATTTATAAAGTTAAACTTGTTATTATTGATAACAATGGAAGTAAAAAAGAATTGGAAAAAGAAATAGAAATAACCAACAGGGAGCCGAGCGCAGATTTTATATTTTCACCAGAGGAGGTGGCTCCTGGCGAGGAGGTATCATTTACTGATTTATCAACAGATATGGATGGAGAAATAATATCATATATCTGGAAATTTGGAGATGGAAATGTTTCATACGAGAAAAATCCAATGCATGTATATGAAAAACCTGGAGAATATGAAGTAACATTGATATTAAAAGATGACTGTGGGGCAAGCTCAACCATAACAAAAACAATAACAGTAAAGAAAAAAGAGGCCCCAAGCTTCGAGTTCATTTTATTTGCAATCGCAGTTTTGCTGATAATCTCAAGGAAAAGAAAAAAAAATTAA
- the psmB gene encoding archaeal proteasome endopeptidase complex subunit beta — protein sequence MENKKGTTTLAMVCKDGVIAAAERRATMGTLIAHKVAKKIYKIDDHLLLTTAGLVGDAQILARYMRVESELYKLERDEKMPVKGAATLMANFLNQRKFYPYYVQLIIGGVDSSGPHVFSLDAAGGAIEDIYTTTGSGSPYVFGVLEDNYRKEMSIDEGIDLAIRALVAAMRRDSASGDGVDVVVITDKEYRELKDDEIEERRKKIGL from the coding sequence ATGGAGAATAAAAAAGGAACAACAACCCTTGCAATGGTTTGTAAAGATGGTGTTATAGCGGCGGCAGAAAGACGAGCCACAATGGGCACACTTATTGCTCACAAGGTTGCAAAGAAAATATATAAGATAGATGATCACTTACTACTTACAACTGCAGGGTTGGTGGGTGATGCACAGATTCTCGCAAGATACATGAGAGTGGAATCAGAGCTATACAAACTTGAAAGAGATGAAAAAATGCCAGTAAAGGGAGCAGCAACTTTGATGGCAAACTTTCTAAATCAGAGGAAATTTTATCCATACTATGTACAGCTTATAATAGGAGGAGTTGATTCATCTGGCCCGCATGTTTTTTCCCTAGATGCTGCTGGAGGAGCAATTGAAGATATATATACCACAACTGGCTCTGGCTCACCATATGTGTTTGGTGTGCTCGAGGATAACTATCGCAAGGAAATGAGTATTGATGAGGGAATTGACCTTGCAATAAGGGCACTTGTCGCTGCAATGAGGCGCGATTCGGCGTCTGGCGACGGTGTTGATGTTGTTGTGATAACTGATAAGGAATATAGAGAACTTAAAGATGATGAAATAGAGGAAAGAAGAAAAAAGATAGGATTATAA
- a CDS encoding Ig-like domain-containing protein yields the protein MKIEKTIIMRYINVEAEVICYIDEVYFYLNGILIEKDSTPPFEWNWIKSSIGKYILKVIAKAGALSKEKEIEAIAVIIY from the coding sequence ATGAAAATTGAAAAAACAATAATAATGAGATATATAAATGTTGAAGCAGAGGTCATTTGCTATATAGATGAAGTTTATTTTTATTTAAATGGAATTTTGATTGAGAAAGATTCTACTCCTCCTTTTGAATGGAATTGGATTAAATCTTCTATTGGAAAATATATCTTAAAAGTTATTGCAAAAGCTGGAGCATTGAGCAAAGAAAAAGAAATTGAGGCAATTGCTGTAATAATCTATTAG
- a CDS encoding beta-CASP ribonuclease aCPSF1 — protein sequence MPIEEILEKIKEEIRASIPSSISITGVEFEGAELVIYTKDPEKFAEQDEIVKQLAKKLQKRIVVRADSSVLMEPDKAEEKIKELVPKEANLVNVYFEPDIGEVTLEVEKPGIAIGKKGNLLNEIRKTIGWAPKVIRAPPMPSKTVQDIRKYLRLVSEDRIKFLRRFGRRLHRGISEGEKWVRITSLGGYREVGRSCTLLSTNDSKILIDCGLDVSSTENGSPYLHMPEVLPFESIDGVVVTHAHLDHSGLVPMLFKYGYDGPVYSTYPTRDVMVLLQMDYLRVCADEAKKAPYSSEHIRKEIQNTIPLNYGDTIDIAPDIKLTMHRAGHILGSSICHLHIGDGLFNIAFSGDIKYEKTWLFSAAATHFPRLEAIVLESTYGGRDDIQPSRKKAGEQLRDIIKRTLENKGKVLIPVFAIGRSQEVMIVIEQLMKEKELPQVPVYLDGMIWEATSIHTVYPEYLNADLRKKIFQEGENPLMAEFFERVDSVDKRREIIDESNECIVLATSGMLNGGPIMEYFKSWADDSRSTLIFVGYQAEGTLGRKLQRGSKEIIVGGKEIKVEMNIETCDGFSGHSDRNQLMNFIKNISPKPKRIILNHGEEVKCMDLAANLYKKFGIKTLAIKNLETVRFR from the coding sequence ATGCCAATAGAAGAAATTTTGGAGAAAATAAAAGAGGAAATAAGAGCATCTATACCTTCAAGTATAAGCATAACAGGTGTGGAGTTTGAAGGAGCTGAGTTAGTTATTTATACAAAGGATCCTGAAAAATTTGCTGAGCAAGATGAAATTGTAAAACAACTCGCAAAAAAACTTCAAAAAAGAATTGTTGTAAGGGCTGATTCATCTGTTTTGATGGAACCTGATAAGGCAGAGGAAAAAATAAAGGAACTGGTTCCAAAAGAAGCAAATCTTGTAAATGTATATTTTGAGCCCGATATTGGAGAGGTAACCCTTGAGGTTGAGAAACCAGGAATAGCCATAGGAAAAAAGGGAAATCTGCTTAATGAAATAAGAAAAACCATAGGATGGGCTCCAAAAGTGATAAGAGCACCACCAATGCCATCAAAAACTGTCCAGGATATAAGAAAATATTTGAGGCTTGTTTCTGAGGATAGAATAAAATTCTTAAGGAGATTCGGAAGAAGATTGCATAGAGGAATAAGTGAGGGAGAAAAATGGGTGAGGATAACATCACTTGGAGGATATAGGGAAGTTGGGAGGTCTTGCACACTTCTCTCTACAAATGATAGCAAGATATTGATTGATTGTGGGTTGGATGTTTCATCAACTGAAAATGGCTCTCCATACCTTCATATGCCAGAAGTATTACCCTTCGAATCCATAGATGGTGTTGTTGTAACCCATGCCCATCTTGACCACTCCGGACTTGTTCCAATGCTTTTCAAATATGGATATGATGGACCTGTTTATTCAACATACCCAACAAGAGATGTTATGGTTCTTTTACAGATGGACTATTTGAGGGTTTGCGCTGATGAGGCAAAGAAAGCTCCTTACAGTTCCGAGCATATAAGAAAAGAAATTCAGAATACAATCCCGCTAAATTATGGCGATACAATAGATATAGCACCAGATATAAAATTAACAATGCATAGAGCTGGACATATACTGGGCTCATCAATATGCCACCTGCATATAGGAGACGGACTTTTTAACATCGCATTTTCAGGAGATATAAAGTATGAAAAAACCTGGCTTTTCAGTGCGGCTGCAACCCATTTCCCGCGCCTTGAGGCAATTGTGCTTGAATCAACTTACGGAGGAAGGGATGATATTCAACCATCGCGCAAGAAGGCGGGTGAGCAACTTCGGGACATTATAAAGAGGACACTCGAAAATAAGGGGAAGGTTTTGATACCTGTATTTGCAATTGGAAGGTCGCAGGAAGTGATGATAGTAATTGAACAGCTTATGAAGGAGAAGGAATTGCCTCAGGTGCCTGTTTATCTTGATGGAATGATATGGGAGGCAACATCAATTCACACTGTTTATCCCGAATATTTGAATGCTGATTTGAGGAAAAAAATATTTCAGGAGGGAGAAAATCCTTTAATGGCTGAATTTTTTGAAAGAGTTGATAGCGTTGATAAAAGAAGGGAAATTATAGATGAAAGCAATGAATGCATTGTTCTTGCAACAAGTGGAATGCTTAATGGCGGACCAATAATGGAGTATTTCAAATCTTGGGCGGATGATTCAAGAAGCACTCTTATATTTGTTGGTTATCAGGCAGAAGGCACTCTTGGAAGAAAATTACAGAGAGGAAGCAAGGAAATTATTGTTGGAGGCAAGGAAATAAAAGTTGAAATGAATATTGAAACTTGTGATGGTTTCTCGGGTCATTCAGATAGAAATCAGTTAATGAATTTCATAAAAAATATTTCCCCAAAGCCAAAAAGGATAATATTGAATCATGGAGAGGAAGTAAAATGCATGGACCTGGCAGCAAACTTATACAAAAAATTTGGAATAAAAACACTTGCAATAAAAAATCTCGAGACAGTAAGATTTAGATAA
- a CDS encoding PKD domain-containing protein, producing LDGYIANYTWDFGDGSAGYGIVVEHSYNSSGTYNVTLTVFDNDEASDSDEIEVIFDNIPPETNYSVGEGKEWYNKSIEVILNATDNLAGINKTFYKIDDIWNEYNGSFNISNEGINILRFYSIDNAGNHEQEKNTTIRIDYTPPLTNYSINATYGNNGWIRSTAIISLNASDALSGINKTFYRINDGEWEEYKGEINISVDGEHIIRFYSIDNAGNREEEKNITIKIDTRVPTLTIRAPEEGYIYIASRKIIPTLFENTYIIGKFVAEVEANDSRSGIYFVEFLINNQTLWKDYAPPYSIELPQEFPCSINKLKIVAYDMAGNKAESEEISYLKIM from the coding sequence TAATGTTACTTTAACTGTTTTTGATAACGATGAGGCAAGTGACAGTGATGAAATTGAAGTTATTTTCGATAATATACCCCCAGAGACAAATTATAGCGTTGGAGAGGGAAAGGAATGGTATAATAAAAGCATTGAAGTAATTTTAAATGCAACAGATAATCTCGCTGGAATTAATAAAACATTTTACAAGATAGATGATATCTGGAATGAATACAATGGAAGTTTCAACATAAGCAATGAGGGAATAAATATACTAAGATTTTACAGCATCGATAATGCAGGAAATCATGAACAGGAAAAAAATACAACAATAAGGATAGATTATACCCCCCCACTTACAAATTATTCAATAAATGCAACATATGGAAATAATGGATGGATAAGAAGCACAGCAATAATAAGTTTAAATGCAAGCGATGCCCTTTCTGGAATTAATAAAACATTTTACAGAATTAATGACGGGGAATGGGAAGAATATAAGGGAGAAATAAATATATCTGTTGACGGAGAACATATTATAAGATTTTACAGCATCGATAATGCAGGAAATCGCGAGGAGGAAAAGAATATAACAATAAAAATAGACACGAGAGTGCCCACCCTCACCATCAGGGCGCCCGAGGAGGGCTATATTTATATAGCCTCCCGAAAGATAATTCCAACATTGTTCGAAAATACATATATAATAGGAAAATTTGTTGCGGAGGTTGAGGCAAATGATAGTAGGTCAGGAATTTATTTTGTTGAATTTTTAATTAACAACCAAACACTCTGGAAGGATTATGCCCCCCCATATAGCATTGAATTGCCGCAGGAATTTCCGTGCTCAATTAATAAATTAAAGATTGTTGCTTATGATATGGCTGGAAATAAAGCTGAAAGCGAAGAAATTTCCTATTTAAAGATAATGTAA
- a CDS encoding DUF504 domain-containing protein — protein sequence MRELLNKIKWDKKYDFNKVTLWYISRGERNDTGILKGEDIITIGKNFLETKNGMIPYHRIIKVEYEGKEFKF from the coding sequence GTGAGAGAATTGCTGAACAAGATAAAATGGGATAAGAAATATGATTTTAATAAGGTTACTCTATGGTATATAAGCAGGGGAGAGAGAAATGATACGGGTATATTGAAGGGAGAAGATATAATAACCATAGGAAAGAATTTTCTGGAAACAAAAAACGGTATGATACCATATCACAGGATAATAAAAGTGGAATATGAAGGTAAAGAATTTAAATTTTGA